The proteins below are encoded in one region of uncultured Eubacteriales bacterium:
- a CDS encoding Molybdopterin-guanine dinucleotide biosynthesis protein B (fragment), protein MRDTLVYSFVAFSGAGKTTYLERLIPALKARGLRVGVVKHHGHDTELDQEGKDSWRFAKAGADVTAVVSPGQAAFIENRGLDPEEAVERIWGVDLILAEGYKRGPWPKIAVCRGDSTRAVPLEDCVAVLSDRPIACAAPVFTLDNPEPMAAWLAARVEEHRDRRVLK, encoded by the coding sequence ATGAGAGATACCCTGGTTTATAGTTTTGTCGCATTTTCTGGGGCGGGGAAGACCACCTATCTGGAGCGGCTGATCCCGGCGCTGAAGGCCCGGGGTCTGCGGGTGGGCGTGGTCAAGCACCACGGACATGACACCGAGCTTGACCAGGAGGGAAAGGACTCCTGGCGCTTTGCCAAGGCGGGAGCCGACGTGACCGCCGTAGTCTCCCCAGGACAGGCCGCGTTTATAGAAAACCGAGGACTGGACCCTGAGGAAGCGGTGGAGCGCATCTGGGGCGTAGACCTCATTTTGGCCGAGGGGTACAAGCGCGGTCCATGGCCTAAAATTGCCGTCTGCCGAGGGGATAGCACGCGTGCGGTGCCGTTGGAGGATTGCGTCGCCGTACTTTCCGACAGACCTATTGCCTGTGCGGCTCCGGTCTTTACTCTGGACAACCCGGAGCCCATGGCGGCCTGGCTGGCCGCGCGCGTGGAAGAACATCGAGACAGGAGGGTGCTCAAATGA
- the yfmR gene encoding Uncharacterized ABC transporter ATP-binding protein YfmR, whose translation MLLSAEQIEKTYGTRTILGGVSFYLDRGDKVGVIGVNGTGKSTLLRILAGTEEPEAGTVTRDPNVRLEYLPQDPAFEGENTVLEQVFAGLSSEARELQGYEARTILMKLGMPDFDQRVGALSGGQRKRVAMASALVHPCDVLILDEPTNHLDSEMVRWLEDYLRQYRGALVMVTHDRYFLERVVKRMVEVEDGKLYTYEGSYKTYLKLKAEREEMAAASERKRQSILRREYQWVMQGPTARGTKSRERLERYETLKSQAGSEQKAELELSALSSRLGKKTIELSGVTKSFDGRTVLRDFDCILLRDDRIGVVGANGSGKSTLLNLIAGRLTPDAGTVVVGETVRVGYFCQENPPMDPDMRVIEYVKEIGNNIETPEGTLTATQLLDKFLFPGETQWSPIGKLSGGEKRRLFLMAILAAAPNVLLLDEPTNDLDIQTLATLEDYLDTFPGAVVTVSHDRYFLDRVVRRVFAVEGDGHVIAYPGGYTEYLEARAAEERPVAKESMAAAQPKPTGAKKLKFSYMEQREYERIDSDLAALEGKIATVKSEQEGSASDYVALQRLQEEQAALEVALEEKMERWVYLSDLAEQIERQG comes from the coding sequence ATGCTGCTGTCGGCGGAACAAATTGAAAAGACCTATGGAACCCGGACCATCCTGGGTGGCGTATCCTTCTACCTGGACAGGGGGGACAAGGTGGGCGTCATCGGTGTCAATGGCACCGGGAAGTCCACCCTCCTGCGTATTTTGGCGGGGACGGAGGAGCCGGAGGCTGGAACCGTCACGCGGGACCCCAATGTAAGGCTGGAATACTTGCCACAGGACCCGGCCTTTGAAGGGGAGAACACGGTGCTGGAACAGGTCTTTGCCGGGCTCTCTTCTGAGGCGCGGGAGCTGCAGGGATACGAGGCCAGGACCATTTTGATGAAACTGGGCATGCCCGACTTTGACCAGCGGGTAGGCGCTCTCTCCGGCGGGCAGCGCAAGCGGGTTGCAATGGCCTCCGCTCTTGTCCACCCCTGTGATGTGCTTATTCTGGACGAGCCCACCAACCACCTGGACAGCGAGATGGTCCGCTGGCTGGAGGACTACCTCCGCCAGTATAGGGGTGCACTGGTGATGGTGACCCATGACCGCTACTTTTTAGAGCGGGTGGTGAAACGGATGGTAGAGGTGGAAGACGGAAAGCTTTATACCTATGAGGGCAGCTACAAGACCTACTTAAAGCTAAAGGCGGAGCGGGAGGAGATGGCGGCTGCCTCCGAGCGCAAGCGCCAGTCCATCCTGCGGCGGGAGTATCAGTGGGTTATGCAGGGCCCCACCGCCCGGGGCACCAAGAGCCGGGAGAGGCTGGAGCGGTACGAGACCCTGAAAAGCCAGGCGGGGAGCGAGCAAAAGGCCGAGTTGGAGCTCTCCGCCCTCTCCAGCAGGCTGGGGAAGAAGACCATCGAGCTCTCAGGGGTCACCAAGTCCTTTGATGGGCGCACCGTCCTGCGGGACTTTGACTGCATCCTCCTGCGGGATGACCGCATCGGCGTCGTAGGGGCCAACGGGAGCGGAAAGTCCACCCTTCTAAACCTCATCGCCGGGCGGCTGACCCCAGACGCGGGGACCGTGGTGGTGGGGGAGACGGTGCGGGTCGGCTACTTCTGCCAGGAGAACCCGCCCATGGACCCTGATATGCGGGTCATCGAGTATGTGAAGGAGATTGGAAACAACATTGAGACCCCGGAGGGCACTTTAACGGCCACACAGCTTTTGGACAAGTTTCTTTTCCCCGGCGAAACCCAGTGGAGCCCCATCGGCAAGCTCTCCGGCGGGGAGAAGCGGCGGCTCTTCCTCATGGCGATTTTGGCTGCCGCGCCCAACGTCCTCTTGTTGGACGAGCCGACCAACGATCTGGACATCCAGACCCTCGCCACCCTGGAGGACTATCTGGACACCTTCCCCGGCGCGGTAGTGACGGTTTCCCATGACCGGTATTTCCTGGACCGGGTGGTGCGCCGGGTCTTCGCCGTAGAGGGGGACGGGCATGTGATAGCCTACCCCGGAGGCTACACCGAGTACCTGGAGGCCCGGGCGGCGGAAGAGCGGCCCGTGGCGAAGGAGAGTATGGCCGCTGCCCAGCCAAAGCCCACTGGGGCGAAGAAATTGAAGTTTAGTTATATGGAGCAGCGGGAGTACGAGCGCATCGACAGCGACCTCGCCGCCCTGGAGGGAAAAATAGCCACAGTGAAGAGCGAGCAGGAAGGGAGCGCCAGCGACTATGTGGCCCTCCAGCGCCTCCAGGAGGAGCAGGCCGCATTGGAGGTCGCACTGGAGGAGAAGATGGAGCGCTGGGTCTACCTGAGCGACCTTGCCGAGCAAATTGAGAGACAGGGATAA
- a CDS encoding ABC transporter, ATP-binding protein: protein MRKLAHYLKKFKGQVILGPAFKLAEAILELLVPLVMASIIDVGIRGGDEGYVWRMGGVLAVLAVLGFSSAMVAQYSASRASQGFGTLVRSDLFRHIASLSHAELDGLGTPSLITRLNNDVNQLQVAVAMFIRLVFRAPFLAVGATVMAMLLDLRLSVIFLAAAVLIALTLWRVMSRSVPHFKRIQRLLDKISLITQENLEGVRVIRAFSKQESEGERFNDASEELRRSTLRVNRLSALLNPATSIIANAAILAILWFGGQRVYAGTLTQGQVIALWNYMTQILLALIVVANLVVIFTKAAASAQRVNDVFETRPSVTDTGNTPVSPVPGAPKLSFESVSFRYPGGGLSLADLSISVAPGETIGIIGGTGAGKSTLVNLVPRFYDATEGRILVDGIDVKEYPFLDLRGQIGMVPQSAVLFSGTIRSNLRWRKADAEDSALWTALDLAQAADFVRALPEGLDSPVTQGGKNLSGGQRQRLTIARALVGSPSILILDDSASALDFATDAALRRALKRDTAGMTILMVSQRANTVKGADRIIVLDGGAVAGIGTHAELFETCPVYREICLSQLSEEEAKRA, encoded by the coding sequence ATGCGAAAACTGGCGCATTATTTGAAGAAATTTAAAGGACAGGTCATCTTAGGCCCCGCTTTCAAGCTTGCGGAGGCCATTTTAGAGCTCCTCGTCCCCCTGGTGATGGCAAGCATTATCGACGTGGGCATCCGCGGCGGGGACGAGGGCTATGTGTGGCGAATGGGAGGCGTGCTGGCCGTTCTGGCGGTGTTGGGCTTTTCCAGCGCCATGGTGGCACAGTATAGCGCGTCGCGGGCCTCGCAGGGGTTCGGCACTCTGGTGCGGAGTGATTTGTTCCGCCACATTGCGTCCCTCTCTCACGCCGAGCTGGACGGCCTGGGCACGCCGTCCCTCATAACCCGACTCAATAACGATGTAAATCAGCTCCAGGTTGCCGTCGCCATGTTCATCCGGCTGGTCTTCCGGGCCCCCTTCCTGGCGGTGGGAGCCACGGTGATGGCTATGCTTCTCGACTTGCGCCTGTCGGTCATTTTCCTGGCAGCCGCCGTGTTGATCGCTCTCACTCTATGGCGGGTCATGAGCCGATCGGTTCCCCACTTCAAGCGCATCCAGCGGCTCCTGGATAAGATATCCCTCATTACCCAGGAAAATCTGGAAGGGGTGCGGGTCATCCGAGCCTTCTCTAAGCAGGAGAGCGAGGGCGAGCGTTTTAACGACGCCAGCGAAGAACTACGCCGCAGCACTCTGCGGGTAAACCGGCTCTCCGCCCTGCTCAACCCCGCCACCTCCATCATCGCCAATGCCGCCATCCTCGCCATCCTCTGGTTCGGTGGGCAGCGGGTCTACGCTGGTACCCTGACCCAGGGACAGGTCATTGCCCTTTGGAATTATATGACTCAGATTTTGCTGGCCCTCATCGTAGTTGCGAATCTGGTGGTCATCTTCACCAAGGCGGCAGCCTCCGCCCAGCGTGTCAACGATGTCTTCGAGACCCGCCCCAGCGTCACCGATACGGGGAACACTCCTGTATCCCCCGTCCCCGGCGCACCCAAGCTCAGCTTTGAATCCGTCTCCTTCCGCTATCCCGGCGGTGGGCTCAGCCTGGCGGACCTCTCCATCAGCGTCGCTCCGGGCGAGACCATCGGCATCATCGGCGGCACTGGCGCGGGTAAAAGCACTTTGGTGAATCTGGTTCCACGCTTCTACGACGCCACCGAGGGCCGCATCCTCGTGGATGGCATTGATGTAAAGGAATATCCCTTTTTAGACTTGCGTGGGCAGATCGGCATGGTCCCCCAGTCTGCCGTCCTCTTCTCGGGTACGATCCGCTCCAACCTCCGCTGGCGAAAGGCCGACGCGGAGGACAGCGCACTCTGGACCGCGCTGGATTTGGCCCAGGCGGCCGACTTCGTCCGTGCCCTGCCCGAGGGGCTGGACAGCCCGGTGACCCAGGGGGGCAAAAACCTCTCAGGCGGGCAGCGCCAGCGTCTTACCATCGCCCGGGCCTTGGTGGGCTCCCCCTCCATCCTCATCCTGGACGACAGTGCAAGCGCTTTGGATTTCGCCACCGACGCGGCCCTGCGCCGGGCCCTGAAACGGGATACGGCAGGCATGACGATACTGATGGTCTCCCAGCGGGCCAACACAGTAAAGGGGGCAGACCGCATCATCGTGCTGGACGGCGGCGCGGTGGCGGGCATCGGCACCCATGCCGAGCTTTTTGAAACCTGCCCGGTCTACCGCGAGATCTGCCTCTCCCAGCTTTCGGAAGAGGAGGCGAAACGGGCATGA